The Verrucomicrobiota bacterium region AGCGCAATCAGACATGTTGATTTCGAAATGGCAGCTGCCAGTTTTGAGTTTTTCGTTTACATAACCTTTAAGGAGAGGGGCGAGTTGGAAGGTCCCACGTGATTTAACCAAAAAAACAACTCGGTTTTGATCTTCTGCCACTTCAATGCTTGGTACTGTCGTGCTCACAATATGTTTCCATTAATGATAATCCAGACTGACTTTTTTCAGTCGGATATCTGTTTTGTTGAATTAACTGATAAATATACCTTTGATCCGGCTGGCTCGTCAAGCCATGTAATTTTTCTTAATTGGTAATACTTACGATTCGATTTCCGCTGTTTGCCACGCAGGCTTGTTCTGATACACCCATTGGTAATAATCTTTTCTTGTTAATTTCCCAGAGGCTTCTTCATCGATTAAGACTGTTGTTTTTTCATGCCATTGTAAAGCGGAGGCTGGAACCATGGCGGAAATCGGACCTTCCACCATTTTAGCGACGATCTCCGCCTTTCGCGTGCCGAATGCTAATAATACACAACTGCGACTATCCATGATCGTTCCGATTCCCATCGTAAGTACATGTAGTGGAACTTGTTCAGCGGAATCAAAAAAAGTTGAATTATCCTGAATGGTCCGCCTTGTCAATGTCTTTATCCTTGTTCGAGAGGAGAGTGAGGAACACGGTTCGTTAAACCCGATATGCCCGTCCCCGCCGATCCCGAGGAGCTGGATATCGATCCCGCCGCAAGCCCGGATTTTATCCTCATACTCCCGGCAATGTTCGGGAATGTTTTTCGCTAAACCGTTTGGGATATTCACTTGGAGCGGTTTGATATTGACGTGTTTAAAGAGGTACTCCCACATGAAAGAATGGTAGGATGCCGGATGATCTGGGGCGAGCCCGACGTATTCATCGAGGTTAAATGTCGTTACCCGCGAAAAGTCTAATCCTTCTCCCTGATGCATTTTGACCAAGTGCCTGTAAGTGTCCAGAGGGGTATTTCCTGTGGCGAGACCGAGAACACTTGTAGGTTTATGCCGGATTTGGCGGGCGATTAATTTTGCAGCGATGAGAGAGGCATCCCCTGCGGTAGGTTTGATAATGACTTCCATAAAAGTTAATTAAAATTGTTTTCTGAGGCGTTCGATCACCGATTGTTGGAAATTCTCGATTTTTTCCGAGATAAACTCGACTATGTCGAGGGAGTCATTCTCGATTAAAGAGGATAGATCCATCGCGAACTCCACCTCCGAGGCCGTATCGGCATGATGACTTTCCAGATAAGTGGCATTAGCCCGTTTGCGTCCGAGGGTGGCCAGGTCGTAACGTTTCCCGCCGGCTATTTGAGAGTCGAAAACCCCCATCATGGCATTCATCAAGTGATCGAATCCACTGACATTGAGTAGGACTTTTTCCTTATCGTCGAGCCAATCGATATTGCGCCAGACTTCACAACCGTAGAGCTTTTCCGGGCGTTGCTCCCGGGGCAATTTGCGCAGGGCCGAGATGACGGGGATCACCACGCCGAGGTGGGTGTCATGTTTGTCGGCGAGGTTATGGGTATAGATCACTCCGGGAGTGGAGGCGCAAATCAAGCGGGATATGTCATCCACGAGATCGGTATTCAGGCGACCTTTGATTTCCGGGCTGGGGTAGTCCAGCTGCACAATGGCACTGTACTCTCCCATGATCGCCGCGCGGCGTTGCTCTTCCTTGCGGATAAAGCGGATATCATCATTGGTGTAATTTGCGTAGCGCTCAGAGCGGGAGGAACCGCTCCCGTCGGTCACGGTCACTCCGGTGAACCATTTTTCCGTCTGATGAAAACACTCTTTGATCCCGTGGAAACACATGAATTCCAGATCATCCTGGTGGGCTCCAATGCCCATGTGTGTGGTACGGGAAAAGGCTTTGTCTTCCGGCGTATTGTCCGGAATAAAAATCTCGGCAGTGTTTTTATAGAATTTCATAATCTTTACATTTTTGGTTCGAGGCCCTATTCCCACGGCCCCGCTTATGGCGCTTTAGTTTAAATTCGGCAAACTCGCCGCGGCGACGGCTTGGCCGACCCGGCGGCTTTTTTCGTCGGGTACCAGTAAATGAATCTTTCCATCTAATCCCGTGAACTCCGCCGCCAGCACCTCTTTAGCCTTGCTGATCATGATATCCCCGCCGGTCCCCGTCGTGACGCGTCCGAGGATCAGGACATGGCGATAATCGTAAAACTCCGTATACAGTGCGAGGGTGTACCCGAGGCAAATGCCTATAGCCTCGTAAATATTGGCGCAATTTGCGTCACCCATTTTCATGATTTCTTGGACTTGCTTCAGTCGTTCGGGCACTGAACGGGATTCGTCCAGAGCTACCCCGGCGAGCTTGGCCAAACGTATGACCCCTTGCTGCGAAAAATATTGTACGCCACAACCGATGTCTCCGCTCCATTCATCAGGAGCGGCATTCAGGCTCAGGTCCACCGGCACAAAGGCTAATTCATTTAGCCAGCCTGTCAGCAGACCTTCCGCATTCAGGTAACCCGCTGCGAGACTCGATCCCATCGCGATGCCGAGCATGGCATTCTCCCCGAGACTGAGTGAACCCGCCAGTGCGGTCACGTCCCCGTCATTAGCGACTTCGACGGGTACACCCCATTCTCGGGCCAGTTGCCCGAAAATTCCCGCGACCTTTTGGGCGAAAACATCATCTGGTACTGCCCGGAAAAGGGAGGCGGCCCGGATCCGGTTATTGATAATGACACCGGCGGAACTCCCCCCGATGGCATCCACACGGGGCATTTTCCCAGCCGCTTCCTTCAAGCCTTTGGTGATATGCTCATAATGGAAATCGGGGTTGGGTTCATCCTTGGGATTCCAGGGGAATTCATCAGCCCAGACAGATACGCCATCGATCACGGCGGAGACTTTATAATCGCTGGCCCCGAGGTCGAATCCGATCCGGCATCCTTTTAGGTGCCCGCCCAGGGGTGAGGATTCGGTTTTTTCGGGCGGGACAGATTCAGGCGCACAATGGACTACCTCAAAAGTGTGCTCGTAAATTTTACCCATAAAATGGTAATCAAATGCACGGGCTCCTGTGGGTGAGTAAATTGTTTTGATCTCACGGGCGAGTTCTTCCGGTCCACCGATAATGACTTTCCAGCCTCCACGCGCCCAGAGCAGGAATTTGATAATGCGCTCCACGAGGCGAATGGTGTCCGGCCACAGGGCCGAGTCTGGAGGAGCGATTTGCATCTCATAACGGCTGACCAGTCCAGCTTCCCGTTCCAAACCGATAACGAGTTTCTGGTGACTGGGGAATTTGCCCACAGCTGCGCGGTAGTTTTTG contains the following coding sequences:
- a CDS encoding PIG-L family deacetylase, with protein sequence MKFYKNTAEIFIPDNTPEDKAFSRTTHMGIGAHQDDLEFMCFHGIKECFHQTEKWFTGVTVTDGSGSSRSERYANYTNDDIRFIRKEEQRRAAIMGEYSAIVQLDYPSPEIKGRLNTDLVDDISRLICASTPGVIYTHNLADKHDTHLGVVIPVISALRKLPREQRPEKLYGCEVWRNIDWLDDKEKVLLNVSGFDHLMNAMMGVFDSQIAGGKRYDLATLGRKRANATYLESHHADTASEVEFAMDLSSLIENDSLDIVEFISEKIENFQQSVIERLRKQF
- a CDS encoding ROK family protein, yielding MSESLLLDAAPGILPSIDPDFRPMITGIKNYRAAVGKFPSHQKLVIGLEREAGLVSRYEMQIAPPDSALWPDTIRLVERIIKFLLWARGGWKVIIGGPEELAREIKTIYSPTGARAFDYHFMGKIYEHTFEVVHCAPESVPPEKTESSPLGGHLKGCRIGFDLGASDYKVSAVIDGVSVWADEFPWNPKDEPNPDFHYEHITKGLKEAAGKMPRVDAIGGSSAGVIINNRIRAASLFRAVPDDVFAQKVAGIFGQLAREWGVPVEVANDGDVTALAGSLSLGENAMLGIAMGSSLAAGYLNAEGLLTGWLNELAFVPVDLSLNAAPDEWSGDIGCGVQYFSQQGVIRLAKLAGVALDESRSVPERLKQVQEIMKMGDANCANIYEAIGICLGYTLALYTEFYDYRHVLILGRVTTGTGGDIMISKAKEVLAAEFTGLDGKIHLLVPDEKSRRVGQAVAAASLPNLN
- the nagB gene encoding glucosamine-6-phosphate deaminase — translated: MEVIIKPTAGDASLIAAKLIARQIRHKPTSVLGLATGNTPLDTYRHLVKMHQGEGLDFSRVTTFNLDEYVGLAPDHPASYHSFMWEYLFKHVNIKPLQVNIPNGLAKNIPEHCREYEDKIRACGGIDIQLLGIGGDGHIGFNEPCSSLSSRTRIKTLTRRTIQDNSTFFDSAEQVPLHVLTMGIGTIMDSRSCVLLAFGTRKAEIVAKMVEGPISAMVPASALQWHEKTTVLIDEEASGKLTRKDYYQWVYQNKPAWQTAEIES